One Brevibacterium spongiae DNA segment encodes these proteins:
- a CDS encoding ArsR/SmtB family transcription factor: MTTHPAPAPAPAPTEADACCPSLTVSPLRLDDAQDYARILKAVADPTRLRLVSLVAAHEGQEACVCDLTEPVGLGQPTVSHHLKILVDAGVLHREKRGVWSYYSLEAATLNRLSEFLSPNGSKPPGLV, translated from the coding sequence GTGACCACTCACCCTGCACCTGCCCCCGCACCCGCCCCGACAGAGGCGGACGCCTGCTGCCCGTCGCTGACCGTCTCGCCGTTGAGGCTCGATGACGCTCAGGACTATGCGCGCATCCTCAAGGCAGTGGCCGACCCGACTCGGCTGCGCTTGGTCTCCCTCGTCGCTGCGCACGAAGGGCAGGAAGCGTGCGTGTGCGATCTCACCGAACCTGTCGGACTCGGCCAACCCACCGTGTCCCACCATCTGAAGATCCTCGTCGATGCCGGGGTTCTCCACCGGGAGAAGCGCGGTGTCTGGTCGTACTACTCACTCGAAGCCGCGACGCTGAACCGCCTGTCCGAGTTCCTCTCCCCGAACGGGTCGAAACCGCCGGGACTCGTTTAG
- a CDS encoding HNH endonuclease signature motif containing protein, with protein sequence MKGTTDSTQASAAEAASSDSSLRVTIRFESNMTHFAEAAMVSDRARFEVLESASATVLEQVLLGLDFAVPEGAQPFRCATIAGTLERRHREAQAEYDAEERRRKDAGKTVAGARCVATKDAGSSDATSTEIELYDEEFARAQQVAADKAAALQLPDFPNFTPTSWFAQWVYDNVEADDLVEISTILGTNSARTYRQLSGAMTVFYGLPRFADRVRAGEFTQAHVDVVTQLCATVNFEFLPKLDEFLAAKRADITCETLRRSLAKMISILVPPVAMTEIAAKRRRVDVEGFKDGSACLTVSGPSAEIFACYNRVQAMALTIHGKNKSALNLPVGMAICDERSIDQLQYDLFVRPVPELKVKVVSIDPVTGIQTTDEKSMLDADGELIPGVDTDEGLAEFAKTVGAEPTDADDDSSSKAAGSAFRTADCGDDGDGLGPAEHWVKVRMPTTQWWLSSQAATVATVPFLSLTGDSDLPGTFSDGSPMPAEVARTIAGRSKTIQRILTDPATGTPIDAKATSYQIPNDLRRTLVEQWTVCSVPGCQRKAEKSEIDHVVPFFHLNPLKGGLTRFGNLHPLCKKHHALKTAGRYGVTMPKSGEVDFEFRHGISAKATAPEQPINIAQALELEALAQVHLKRWSLPKSMVPPAPQVLELMPGESTIRARDEAKRLQEELAARQQRLSKAFKAQRLARARLRLERCLDWENSVFQLCLPPGSDPAAMKQLTGDARYAKEVRWARLNHRDLDSISYDPNKPEESDPRNTAETSAATFSGTAQSKAAGAVDPWDHRFVSKKVNWDHDLEADPPPF encoded by the coding sequence ATGAAGGGCACCACAGATTCGACACAGGCGAGCGCCGCCGAGGCAGCGTCGTCCGACTCCTCGCTGCGAGTCACCATCCGGTTCGAATCGAACATGACCCACTTCGCCGAGGCGGCCATGGTCTCTGATCGCGCCCGCTTCGAGGTGCTCGAGTCAGCTTCGGCGACTGTGCTCGAACAGGTTCTCCTCGGTTTGGACTTCGCCGTTCCCGAGGGAGCTCAGCCGTTCCGCTGTGCAACGATCGCCGGGACCTTGGAGCGCCGCCACCGGGAAGCCCAGGCCGAATACGACGCTGAGGAGCGTCGTCGCAAGGATGCAGGCAAGACCGTCGCCGGCGCGAGGTGCGTCGCTACCAAAGACGCGGGCAGCAGCGACGCGACCTCGACGGAGATCGAACTCTATGACGAGGAGTTCGCCCGCGCTCAGCAGGTTGCTGCGGACAAAGCCGCGGCGCTGCAGCTTCCCGACTTCCCGAACTTCACGCCCACGTCGTGGTTCGCGCAGTGGGTCTATGACAATGTGGAAGCGGACGACCTCGTCGAGATCTCGACGATCCTCGGCACGAACAGCGCCCGCACGTACAGGCAGCTGTCGGGAGCAATGACGGTTTTCTACGGGCTCCCCCGCTTCGCCGATCGCGTTCGCGCCGGCGAATTCACCCAGGCACACGTCGACGTCGTCACCCAGCTGTGCGCGACCGTGAACTTCGAGTTCCTCCCGAAGCTCGACGAGTTCCTCGCCGCCAAGCGCGCGGACATCACCTGCGAGACCCTTCGCCGGTCGCTGGCGAAGATGATCAGCATTCTCGTTCCTCCGGTTGCCATGACGGAGATTGCCGCCAAGCGCCGCCGCGTCGACGTCGAGGGTTTCAAGGACGGTTCGGCCTGCCTCACCGTCAGCGGCCCCTCTGCCGAGATCTTCGCCTGCTACAACCGCGTCCAGGCCATGGCACTGACCATTCATGGGAAGAACAAGTCGGCTCTCAACCTTCCTGTCGGGATGGCGATCTGCGACGAACGGTCCATCGACCAGCTCCAGTATGACCTGTTCGTCCGCCCCGTGCCTGAGCTGAAGGTCAAGGTCGTGTCCATCGACCCGGTCACCGGAATCCAGACGACCGACGAGAAGTCGATGCTCGACGCTGACGGAGAGCTCATTCCCGGCGTCGACACTGACGAGGGGCTCGCCGAGTTCGCCAAGACCGTGGGCGCAGAGCCCACGGACGCTGACGACGATTCGTCCAGCAAGGCTGCCGGCTCCGCTTTCCGCACTGCCGACTGCGGCGACGATGGCGACGGGCTCGGTCCGGCCGAGCATTGGGTGAAGGTGCGCATGCCCACCACTCAGTGGTGGCTGTCGAGCCAGGCGGCCACCGTCGCAACCGTGCCCTTCCTGTCGCTGACGGGTGACTCGGACCTGCCCGGTACCTTCTCCGACGGTTCGCCGATGCCCGCCGAAGTGGCACGCACGATCGCTGGACGTTCCAAGACCATCCAGCGGATTCTCACCGACCCGGCCACCGGAACCCCGATCGACGCGAAGGCCACGAGCTACCAGATTCCCAACGACCTGCGCAGGACGTTGGTCGAACAGTGGACCGTCTGCTCCGTCCCCGGCTGCCAGCGCAAGGCCGAGAAGTCGGAAATCGACCACGTCGTACCGTTTTTCCACCTCAACCCGCTCAAAGGCGGGCTGACCCGGTTCGGAAACCTGCACCCGCTGTGCAAAAAGCACCACGCGCTGAAGACCGCCGGTCGCTACGGCGTCACTATGCCCAAATCCGGAGAGGTCGACTTTGAGTTTCGGCACGGGATCTCGGCGAAGGCGACGGCTCCCGAGCAGCCGATCAACATCGCCCAAGCTCTCGAGCTCGAGGCTTTGGCGCAAGTCCACCTCAAGCGGTGGAGTCTGCCCAAAAGCATGGTTCCGCCTGCACCGCAGGTACTCGAACTCATGCCCGGCGAGTCGACGATTCGTGCGAGGGACGAAGCGAAGCGCCTCCAGGAGGAGCTCGCGGCACGGCAGCAGCGGCTGTCGAAGGCGTTCAAGGCCCAGCGGCTCGCGCGAGCGCGGCTGAGGCTCGAACGCTGCCTCGACTGGGAGAACTCTGTCTTCCAGCTCTGTCTCCCTCCCGGTTCCGACCCTGCCGCGATGAAGCAGCTGACAGGGGACGCCAGGTACGCCAAAGAGGTCAGGTGGGCGCGTCTGAACCACCGCGACCTCGACTCCATCAGCTACGACCCGAACAAGCCCGAAGAATCCGATCCCCGCAACACGGCTGAAACCAGCGCCGCGACGTTCAGCGGCACTGCGCAGTCCAAAGCGGCTGGAGCTGTTGACCCCTGGGACCACCGCTTCGTCTCGAAGAAGGTGAACTGGGACCACGACCTCGAGGCCGATCCCCCGCCGTTCTGA
- the arsB gene encoding ACR3 family arsenite efflux transporter — translation MHSTAPARTESPVAAKMSTLDRFLPLWIIGAMALGLLLGKFVPGLAAALDSVKVANVSLPIAVGLLVMMFPVLAKVRYNETGRVLADKKLMITSLVINWLAAPAFMFALAWLFLPDLPEYRTGLIIVGLARCIAMVLIWNDLACGDREAAVVLVAINSVFQVLAFGLLGWFYLQWLPDLLGLPTTSSEFSFWAITLSVLVFLGIPLLAGFLTRTVGEKAKGQAWYEDRFLPKIGPWALYGLLFTIVVLFAFQGDEITSHPGNVARIALPLLVYFVVVFAVGMIIGKALHLGYEKTTTLAFTAAGNNFELAIAVAIGTYGVASGQALAGVVGPLIEVPILVALVYVALWARPRLFPSTSEHGAKQA, via the coding sequence ATGCATTCCACGGCGCCTGCTCGCACCGAATCGCCGGTGGCCGCGAAGATGTCGACGTTGGACCGATTCCTGCCGCTGTGGATCATCGGCGCCATGGCGCTCGGTCTGCTGCTGGGCAAATTCGTGCCTGGCCTCGCAGCGGCACTGGACTCGGTCAAGGTCGCGAACGTGTCGCTGCCGATCGCCGTCGGCCTGCTGGTGATGATGTTCCCGGTTCTCGCCAAGGTCCGGTACAACGAGACCGGGCGCGTGCTGGCGGACAAGAAGCTCATGATCACCTCACTGGTCATCAATTGGCTGGCGGCGCCCGCGTTCATGTTCGCACTGGCCTGGCTCTTCTTGCCTGACCTGCCCGAGTACCGTACCGGTCTGATCATCGTCGGCCTGGCACGCTGCATCGCGATGGTCCTCATCTGGAACGATCTGGCATGTGGGGACCGCGAGGCCGCCGTCGTCCTCGTCGCCATCAACTCGGTGTTCCAGGTACTCGCCTTCGGTCTCCTCGGCTGGTTCTACCTGCAATGGCTGCCTGACCTTCTCGGGCTGCCGACGACCAGCAGCGAATTCTCCTTCTGGGCGATCACACTCAGCGTCCTCGTCTTCCTCGGCATCCCGCTTCTAGCCGGCTTCCTCACCCGCACAGTCGGGGAGAAGGCGAAGGGGCAAGCGTGGTACGAAGACCGGTTCCTCCCGAAGATCGGCCCGTGGGCACTGTACGGACTGCTCTTCACCATCGTCGTACTCTTCGCCTTCCAAGGCGACGAAATCACGTCCCACCCGGGCAACGTCGCCCGCATCGCACTGCCGCTTCTCGTCTACTTCGTCGTCGTCTTCGCTGTCGGGATGATCATCGGCAAAGCACTGCACTTGGGCTACGAGAAGACGACGACTCTGGCTTTCACCGCGGCCGGCAACAACTTCGAACTTGCCATCGCCGTGGCGATCGGAACGTACGGCGTTGCCTCCGGGCAGGCTCTCGCCGGAGTCGTCGGCCCTCTCATCGAGGTGCCCATCCTCGTCGCCCTCGTCTACGTCGCGCTGTGGGCGCGACCGCGTCTCTTTCCGTCCACCTCTGAACATGGAGCGAAACAAGCATGA
- a CDS encoding histidine phosphatase family protein, whose product MSVLYLIRHGQASFGTDDYDRLSDLGKEQSRITGRFLAAQGVEPDRIVHGEMLRQRQTAAGIIEGLGGGADPDSDGGQRSTHLPEADVDAGWNEYAAWELTGVLKDLDPRSKHDSKIFQGELERGAARWASGEFDGDYTETYARFTSRVDRALSDAVAAMSSGQSTIVVSSAGAIAWTAAKLIGGGFDQWMAFNRVTINTGITKIITGSGGTSLISFNDHGHQAPKDATYR is encoded by the coding sequence ATGAGTGTGCTCTATCTGATCCGACATGGACAGGCGTCCTTCGGCACCGACGATTACGATCGGCTCTCCGACCTCGGTAAGGAGCAGAGCCGCATCACCGGCCGGTTCCTCGCCGCCCAAGGCGTCGAGCCCGACCGGATCGTCCATGGTGAAATGCTGCGGCAGCGACAGACCGCGGCAGGCATCATCGAGGGTCTCGGCGGTGGCGCCGACCCTGACTCTGACGGCGGGCAACGGAGCACTCACTTGCCCGAGGCTGACGTCGACGCCGGGTGGAATGAGTACGCTGCGTGGGAACTCACTGGGGTATTGAAGGATCTCGACCCGCGGTCGAAGCACGACTCGAAGATCTTCCAGGGCGAGCTCGAACGCGGCGCCGCACGCTGGGCCTCAGGCGAATTCGACGGGGATTACACAGAGACGTATGCACGGTTCACATCACGCGTCGACCGTGCCCTCAGCGACGCGGTCGCAGCCATGAGCTCAGGCCAATCGACGATCGTCGTCTCCAGCGCCGGGGCCATCGCATGGACCGCAGCCAAGCTCATCGGCGGCGGCTTCGACCAGTGGATGGCGTTCAACCGCGTGACGATCAACACCGGCATCACGAAGATCATCACCGGCAGCGGCGGCACCAGCCTCATCTCGTTCAACGACCACGGCCACCAGGCCCCGAAGGACGCGACCTACCGCTGA
- a CDS encoding arsenate reductase ArsC: MSTTSSVEPSAQSSAKPSVLFVCVHNAGRSQMAAGFLRAMAGDRIEVRSAGSEPAESINSIAVEAMSEVGIDITDNRPTLLAPDAVRASDVVITMGCGDACPIFPGKRYEDWVLDDPAGQGLESVRRIRDDIRARIEALIADLVPDAGATSMTSQATSSPITEEAPHD, from the coding sequence ATGAGCACAACCTCTTCCGTGGAGCCTTCCGCACAGTCGTCCGCGAAGCCGAGCGTCCTGTTCGTCTGTGTGCACAACGCGGGTAGGTCGCAGATGGCCGCCGGGTTCCTCCGCGCCATGGCCGGAGACCGCATCGAAGTCCGGTCCGCCGGCAGCGAGCCCGCTGAGTCGATCAATTCGATTGCGGTCGAGGCGATGAGTGAAGTCGGCATCGACATCACGGACAACCGGCCGACGCTGCTCGCCCCTGATGCCGTTCGCGCCTCCGACGTCGTGATCACCATGGGCTGCGGTGACGCCTGCCCCATCTTCCCGGGCAAACGGTACGAAGACTGGGTGCTCGATGATCCCGCAGGTCAGGGTCTCGAATCGGTGCGGAGAATCCGTGATGACATCCGGGCTCGCATCGAAGCTCTGATCGCCGATCTCGTCCCTGACGCCGGTGCGACGTCCATGACGTCGCAGGCCACGTCGAGCCCGATCACCGAGGAGGCTCCCCATGACTGA
- a CDS encoding helix-turn-helix transcriptional regulator, with translation MVDVIRAWHPEVPQVQEVLHARFDHHAYPAHTHDSWTVLLLDEGAVTYDLDRHDHLATPAAVTLLPPQVPHDGRSALADQGFRKRVLYLDPEWLPQSAVVAAADAPTLLGTDALTTVTDIHSALADPADAFAAECGVLALRETALSRLTSTAETASDAPLARRLREMLDDRLLESFTIAEAAAQLGAHRSHLVRVFTSTFGIAPHRYVIGRRVDRARRLLLSGHSPAEAAAESGFHDQAHLTRHFRSTLGTTPGVFAA, from the coding sequence ATGGTCGACGTCATCCGCGCCTGGCATCCCGAGGTCCCGCAGGTCCAGGAGGTCCTCCACGCCCGCTTCGACCATCATGCCTACCCCGCGCACACGCACGATTCGTGGACGGTGCTGCTCCTCGACGAGGGGGCCGTCACCTATGACCTCGACCGGCACGATCACCTGGCCACTCCCGCGGCGGTGACATTGCTGCCGCCGCAGGTTCCCCATGACGGGCGTTCCGCCCTGGCTGACCAGGGCTTTCGCAAGCGGGTCCTCTACCTCGACCCCGAGTGGCTGCCCCAGTCCGCGGTCGTTGCCGCTGCGGATGCGCCCACCCTGCTGGGCACGGATGCCCTGACCACCGTCACCGACATCCACTCCGCTCTGGCTGATCCGGCCGATGCCTTCGCCGCCGAGTGCGGTGTGCTCGCCCTCCGAGAGACCGCGCTATCCCGGCTCACGTCGACCGCGGAGACCGCGTCGGATGCGCCGTTGGCTCGCCGTCTGCGCGAAATGCTCGATGATCGTCTGCTCGAGTCCTTCACCATCGCCGAGGCGGCTGCCCAGCTCGGCGCCCACCGCAGCCACTTGGTGCGAGTGTTCACGTCCACGTTCGGCATCGCGCCCCACCGGTACGTCATCGGCCGCCGCGTCGATCGCGCACGCCGACTTCTGCTGTCCGGTCACTCCCCCGCCGAGGCGGCCGCGGAGTCAGGCTTTCATGATCAGGCGCATCTCACGCGGCATTTCCGCTCCACCTTGGGTACGACCCCGGGAGTCTTCGCGGCTTAG
- a CDS encoding helix-turn-helix transcriptional regulator, whose amino-acid sequence MTSSHLARSADPEDSAANSTPEFDAQFGPRATSLASFAEAVDRGDAISESDLDRLFACSGGRIRIADTLVRACANAGISAADVDPDRIDAMLSPELTPVVNGTTREAGALYLLTLFAWAPRITSGTVDLVHSAFAAAEVAESATATPEELTSLLLGQGLLTISTATDEVFTVPPLIRMLMRRVIATGSNTARRNPREAFGAAISNMFGRMRSDDRSGIAEVVDLVVETKNWLVLERAWARRSVNVFLDAPTAIEAYLRVPEDVLARNPILTLARSAARRIDSTRLKLGTDDGPTMLAATDFDSIVLPELHGKLQANPALPLSADEVAVLTTLEARTHRLNRENRLALNILEVGRERLRRLGEGEPGPTLMLQAELNLEHGRNLNVAGRFTEAMAMLQRVVQFAEIYTPNSPHPLLTGLVEHALAGMGYGHGSDMDRDMERARNNAARFGMATLPDERTALCIEMMRALDRLDLAEAERILAGLDDAKATGHLGPIPDIVRSLHSVYSGQATVAAKLLAESSRVRFVPMADIPSTRFSGIVNIASAVLVAAGEKKALQDLSDHMSPQSPGYSIVKARQALVFGQHDPLWSATAQTLAGDQGPRLKSSAMALRADILHHEGHTDDALETFVHVLDYCSITSSVLAIAQLSKTSRDALVSESADHPMWEALARSFGSGEVTAAELRRRLLDLPETSPLSPDFATDLTPAEQSLLFAIDSPKSVAQIAREFGVVSGTLKNRLSALYRKLGVRSRAEAVAYAHRQR is encoded by the coding sequence GTGACCTCATCCCACCTCGCTCGCTCAGCAGACCCCGAAGACTCCGCTGCGAATTCGACTCCCGAATTCGACGCTCAGTTCGGACCGCGTGCGACATCGCTCGCATCCTTCGCCGAGGCGGTCGACCGCGGCGACGCCATCTCCGAATCCGACCTGGACAGGCTCTTCGCCTGCAGCGGCGGTCGCATCCGTATCGCCGACACGCTCGTGCGGGCCTGCGCCAACGCGGGCATCTCCGCCGCCGATGTCGATCCCGATCGCATCGACGCGATGCTCTCACCTGAACTGACCCCCGTCGTCAACGGCACCACCCGGGAGGCCGGGGCCCTCTACCTCCTGACCCTGTTCGCATGGGCACCGCGGATCACCTCGGGGACGGTCGACCTCGTCCACTCCGCCTTCGCCGCCGCCGAGGTGGCCGAATCGGCGACAGCGACACCCGAAGAACTCACATCCCTCCTCCTCGGGCAGGGTCTGCTGACCATCTCGACCGCCACCGACGAGGTCTTCACCGTCCCGCCGCTCATCCGCATGCTCATGCGTCGGGTGATCGCGACCGGCTCGAACACCGCCCGCAGGAACCCGCGCGAAGCATTCGGGGCCGCCATCTCGAATATGTTCGGGCGGATGCGCTCGGACGACCGTTCCGGGATCGCCGAGGTCGTCGACCTCGTCGTCGAGACGAAGAACTGGCTGGTGCTCGAACGGGCGTGGGCGCGCCGTTCGGTCAACGTCTTCCTCGACGCGCCCACCGCCATCGAGGCCTACCTCAGGGTCCCCGAGGATGTGCTCGCCCGGAACCCGATCCTCACCCTGGCGCGCAGCGCGGCCCGGCGCATCGACTCGACCCGACTGAAACTCGGCACCGATGACGGCCCCACGATGCTGGCCGCCACCGACTTCGACAGCATCGTCCTGCCCGAACTCCACGGCAAGCTCCAGGCGAATCCGGCACTGCCGCTGTCCGCCGACGAGGTGGCTGTGCTCACCACGCTGGAAGCACGCACCCACCGCCTGAACAGGGAGAACAGGCTCGCGCTGAACATCCTCGAGGTGGGGCGGGAACGGCTGCGCCGCCTCGGCGAGGGAGAACCCGGACCCACGCTCATGCTGCAGGCCGAACTCAACCTCGAACACGGTCGGAACCTCAACGTCGCCGGACGTTTCACCGAGGCGATGGCCATGCTCCAGCGCGTCGTCCAATTCGCCGAGATCTACACGCCGAACTCGCCGCACCCCCTGCTCACCGGGCTCGTCGAACACGCCCTGGCCGGGATGGGATACGGGCACGGATCGGACATGGACCGCGATATGGAGCGGGCCAGGAACAATGCAGCGCGATTCGGGATGGCGACCCTGCCGGACGAACGCACGGCGCTGTGCATCGAGATGATGCGCGCCCTCGACCGTCTCGACCTCGCCGAGGCGGAGCGGATCCTCGCCGGCCTCGACGATGCGAAGGCCACCGGACACCTCGGGCCGATTCCCGATATCGTCCGCAGCCTGCACTCTGTCTACAGCGGGCAGGCGACGGTCGCGGCGAAGCTGCTGGCGGAGAGTTCGCGGGTCCGTTTCGTCCCGATGGCCGACATCCCGAGCACGCGGTTCTCCGGAATCGTCAACATCGCCAGCGCGGTCCTCGTGGCTGCGGGGGAGAAGAAGGCGCTGCAGGATCTCAGCGATCATATGAGCCCGCAGAGCCCCGGGTATTCGATCGTCAAGGCCCGGCAGGCGCTGGTCTTCGGCCAACACGATCCGCTGTGGTCCGCCACCGCGCAGACGCTGGCCGGCGATCAGGGGCCGAGGCTCAAGAGCTCTGCGATGGCTCTGCGCGCCGACATCCTCCATCACGAGGGGCACACGGATGACGCGCTCGAGACGTTCGTGCATGTGCTCGACTACTGCTCGATCACGTCGTCGGTGCTGGCGATCGCGCAGCTGTCGAAGACATCCCGGGACGCTCTGGTGTCGGAGTCGGCGGACCATCCGATGTGGGAGGCGCTGGCTCGGTCGTTCGGATCGGGGGAGGTGACGGCGGCCGAGCTGCGCCGACGCCTGCTCGACCTGCCCGAGACTTCACCGCTGTCGCCGGACTTCGCGACCGACCTCACCCCTGCCGAGCAGTCGCTGCTCTTCGCCATCGACTCTCCGAAGTCCGTGGCGCAGATTGCCCGCGAGTTCGGCGTCGTGTCCGGAACCCTGAAGAACCGTCTGTCGGCGCTGTACCGGAAACTCGGAGTGCGCAGCCGCGCCGAGGCGGTCGCATACGCGCATCGGCAGCGGTAG
- a CDS encoding DUF2000 family protein: MHENTESTAPTETSSSAEAAEPNSVTEAAAPTPGAEPSVPVRFDTKVVVVLRNDLQPWQELNVTAFLMSGIATSSEGLVGENYRDADGNDYLPMLRQPVMVMTADADKLKSIRSKALGRGIPTAVYTEELFSTGHDAANRAAVAEVPAEELNLVGVALRGAKNGVDRTVKGARMHE; this comes from the coding sequence ATGCACGAGAACACAGAATCCACAGCGCCAACAGAAACGTCGTCCTCCGCCGAGGCGGCCGAGCCGAATTCCGTCACCGAGGCGGCCGCCCCGACCCCCGGTGCCGAGCCGAGCGTTCCGGTCCGGTTCGATACGAAGGTCGTCGTCGTTCTTCGCAACGACCTGCAGCCGTGGCAGGAGCTCAACGTCACCGCGTTCCTCATGTCCGGCATCGCCACCAGCTCGGAGGGGCTGGTCGGAGAGAACTACCGTGACGCCGACGGCAACGACTACCTGCCGATGCTGCGCCAGCCGGTGATGGTGATGACCGCGGATGCGGACAAGCTGAAGTCGATCAGATCGAAGGCGCTGGGGCGCGGAATCCCGACCGCCGTCTACACCGAGGAACTGTTCTCCACCGGCCATGATGCAGCGAACCGGGCGGCCGTTGCGGAAGTTCCCGCCGAGGAGCTCAACCTCGTCGGAGTGGCGCTGCGCGGGGCGAAGAATGGCGTGGATCGGACGGTCAAGGGCGCGCGGATGCACGAGTGA
- a CDS encoding FAD-dependent oxidoreductase: MTDIALADLPVAVIGSGPVGLAAAAQLVRRGIRPLVIEAGSTPAAAVAEWGHIGLFSPWKYNIDEAARGLLKPTGWQEPDGDSLPTGAELVRDYLRPLAETTELRDSILTETRVVAVTRVGKDRTGTAQRESAPFLIRTQNSDGTLADLHARAVIDASGTWESSNPIGQGGLPAPGEVEARRSGFVTSPLPDVVGRDREQFAGRRILVVGGGHSAANTLLALAELRDEAPKTRISWVLRRADPASVYGGEDQDGLPARGALGARLRHLVETGVIEVHASTTITGFGTDGAGTVAAAFGGAGSVAAETEGESVTLHADRVVPATGFRPDLGFLREIRLDLDPVVEAPRQLGPLIDPEHHSCGTVAPHGARVLAHPEPNFYIVGMKSYGRAPTFLMYTGYEQVRSVVAALAGDQEAADRVELVLPETGVCSADIGTSCDATIDAPAEAQAAGGSCCGPAEPLVLGIPTGVEHGRSGLS; the protein is encoded by the coding sequence ATGACTGATATCGCGCTTGCTGATCTGCCGGTTGCCGTGATCGGCTCCGGGCCCGTCGGCCTCGCGGCCGCGGCCCAGCTGGTCAGGCGCGGCATCCGTCCGCTTGTTATCGAGGCGGGTTCGACCCCAGCGGCGGCAGTGGCCGAATGGGGTCATATCGGATTGTTCTCTCCGTGGAAATACAATATCGACGAGGCGGCGCGGGGTCTGCTGAAGCCCACCGGCTGGCAGGAGCCCGACGGTGACTCCCTGCCCACGGGTGCCGAGCTCGTCCGCGATTACCTCAGGCCTCTCGCTGAGACGACTGAGCTCCGGGACTCCATCCTCACCGAGACCCGTGTGGTGGCAGTGACTCGCGTCGGCAAGGACCGAACGGGTACGGCTCAGCGAGAGTCGGCTCCTTTCCTCATCCGCACTCAGAACTCCGACGGAACACTGGCCGATCTTCACGCCAGGGCTGTCATCGACGCCTCGGGAACCTGGGAGAGCTCGAACCCGATCGGGCAGGGCGGACTTCCAGCTCCCGGTGAGGTCGAGGCTCGTCGCAGCGGGTTCGTGACCTCACCTCTGCCCGATGTGGTGGGCCGCGATCGTGAGCAGTTCGCCGGGCGCCGGATTCTGGTCGTCGGGGGAGGACATTCGGCAGCGAACACACTCTTGGCCTTGGCTGAACTGCGTGACGAGGCACCGAAGACGCGAATCAGCTGGGTGCTCAGACGGGCAGATCCCGCATCCGTCTACGGCGGAGAAGACCAGGACGGTCTGCCTGCGCGAGGCGCTTTGGGGGCGCGGCTTCGCCACCTCGTCGAAACCGGAGTCATCGAGGTTCATGCCTCGACGACGATTACCGGGTTCGGCACGGATGGCGCTGGGACCGTTGCTGCTGCCTTTGGCGGCGCCGGGTCCGTTGCGGCTGAAACCGAGGGTGAGTCGGTGACGCTTCATGCCGATCGGGTCGTTCCGGCCACAGGATTCCGCCCTGATCTTGGGTTCCTGCGTGAGATTCGACTCGACCTCGACCCGGTGGTCGAAGCTCCTCGGCAGTTGGGTCCGCTTATCGATCCCGAACATCACAGCTGCGGAACGGTCGCCCCGCATGGTGCCCGGGTGCTTGCGCATCCGGAGCCGAACTTCTACATCGTGGGAATGAAGTCCTACGGACGAGCGCCCACATTCCTCATGTACACCGGTTACGAACAGGTTCGTTCCGTCGTCGCAGCGCTCGCCGGTGACCAGGAAGCCGCCGACAGAGTCGAACTCGTCCTGCCCGAGACAGGGGTGTGCTCGGCCGATATCGGGACTTCGTGCGATGCGACGATCGATGCGCCAGCAGAAGCGCAGGCCGCAGGGGGAAGCTGCTGCGGACCGGCGGAACCGCTTGTGCTCGGGATCCCCACCGGGGTGGAGCACGGGCGGTCGGGATTGAGCTGA